The sequence CGGCACCGGCGTGGTGATCGGCGAAACCTGCGAGATCGGCGACCACGTCAAGCTGTATCAGGGCGTGACGCTGGGCGCGCTCAGCTTTGCGACCGACTCGGACGGGAACCTGGTCCGCGGGCTGAAGCGGCACCCGACCATCGAAGACAACGTGGTGGTCTACGCCAACGCCACGATTCTGGGCGGGGCGACGGTGATCGGCCACGACTCGGTCGTGGGCTCGAGCGTGTGGCTGACGCGAAGCATCGACCCGCACACGACCGTCACGCTCGAAAAGCCCAAGCTGCGGATGCGCGCCGAATCGATCCAAGAGATGCAGGAAGAGTTGAATTATCAGATCTAGAAGTTGCGAGTTGCTGGTTCCTAGTTGCTAGAGCAGACAAAAAACCGCCAGCGCCGCGAGACGATTCTCAGCGACGCTGGCGGTTTTGCATTTTCACTAGCAACTAGGAACCAGCAACTAGCAACTTCTCTCAGTCACTCGAATCGCGGACCACCGGTTCCATGACCTTGGTGTTTCGTTCGACGGCCAGGACGACGGTGCGCTGTTCCAGGCCATTGGCGCTGCAGGCCACGGCCGGAATCACCTGCCGGCAGTTCGGCATGCTGTAACGAACCGTGAAGGTGCCATCTTCGCGGAGCTTAACCGGATCGCCCTGCAGCGTGACGTGGGCGTCGGGTTCGGTGGTGCCGTAAACGATCAGTTCGGCGTCCATCTCGAACGTAAAGCTCTTGCGGCGCGGCACGGCGGCCTGGACGCCCGAGCCGTAGCCCGTGAGCATCGGCGAGCCCATCGGCCGGCGCAGGCGCTCTTCGAACAGCTCTTGGAGTTGGGTCGTGTCGCCATCGACGTTATAGCCGCCGCTCATGGCGTAGATCTTTTCGCAGTCTTCGGCCACGGCGCTCCAATTCTCGTCGAGCGAATCTTTCGAGCCGGGGCGCGGCGTGCTGACGACGTTGCTGCGGGCCAGGGCGTGGAACCGGCCGCTGGTGGCCAGGTAGCCGATCACCACGCGGTAGGAACACGGTGGGTTCTTGACGTCGATGTACCAGTTGCTAACGCCACCGTGAATGTCGATGTCGCGAAGCTTGGTTTCGGCGGCGCTGGTGGTGCCACCTTCCGAGACTTCGAGCACTCGCAGAATCGGCTTGGCGCTGTGCCATTCCTGGCCCAGGGCGGCTTCGGCCCGCTCGACACCGGTGCGGCTAAGCTCCCAATAGGCGTGCAGCCAGTACGGATCGCGGACCATCGCCACCAGGCGATCCTTAACGCCGCCCGGCTTGTTCTGAGGCGTGTTCGACGACAGATTCTTGAACCGCTGCTGTTCCAGCTTGGCCAACTGAATACGGCGCGAAGCGGCCGAGTCGGCTTTCGGCGTGGCCGGCTTGGCAGTCGGACG comes from Planctomycetota bacterium and encodes:
- a CDS encoding serine acetyltransferase produces the protein GTGVVIGETCEIGDHVKLYQGVTLGALSFATDSDGNLVRGLKRHPTIEDNVVVYANATILGGATVIGHDSVVGSSVWLTRSIDPHTTVTLEKPKLRMRAESIQEMQEELNYQI
- a CDS encoding DUF4912 domain-containing protein, giving the protein MRKEQLVKALLRVSKSVDRAKSGATMHLAKPIAAKATSIAPMRAASAPIARNGATPMAAKPAVRPTAKPATPKADSAASRRIQLAKLEQQRFKNLSSNTPQNKPGGVKDRLVAMVRDPYWLHAYWELSRTGVERAEAALGQEWHSAKPILRVLEVSEGGTTSAAETKLRDIDIHGGVSNWYIDVKNPPCSYRVVIGYLATSGRFHALARSNVVSTPRPGSKDSLDENWSAVAEDCEKIYAMSGGYNVDGDTTQLQELFEERLRRPMGSPMLTGYGSGVQAAVPRRKSFTFEMDAELIVYGTTEPDAHVTLQGDPVKLREDGTFTVRYSMPNCRQVIPAVACSANGLEQRTVVLAVERNTKVMEPVVRDSSD